One stretch of Thermanaerosceptrum fracticalcis DNA includes these proteins:
- a CDS encoding CC/Se motif family (seleno)protein: protein MFDLNITDEALAFIKNKGGMITIQCMRLGSGUCGGMLKPTVSVGEPAQKQGFTLVEKDGISIYLSQAVKHKPGVKATISLQGMWIFKELEVQGLSC from the coding sequence GTGTTTGATCTTAACATAACCGATGAAGCCTTAGCTTTTATTAAGAACAAAGGTGGTATGATTACCATCCAGTGCATGCGTTTAGGAAGCGGCTGATGTGGCGGCATGCTAAAGCCCACCGTGTCTGTGGGCGAGCCAGCACAAAAGCAGGGATTTACTCTGGTGGAGAAAGACGGCATCTCCATTTACCTTTCACAAGCCGTAAAACATAAACCTGGCGTGAAAGCAACCATCTCTCTCCAGGGAATGTGGATTTTTAAGGAACTGGAAGTACAGGGCCTTTCCTGCTGA
- the hcp gene encoding hydroxylamine reductase, whose product MFCYQCMQTPSGGCTKIGVCGKNEDIASLQDTIIFGLKGVAAYRTHAQQLGYTDPEIDNITQEALYMTLTNVNFNLEEHIKMALRVGSATVKAMELLDKAHTEYLGIPKPIQVSSDKIEGKAIVVTGHNLFALKELLKQTEGKGINIYTHSEMLPAHGYPELKKYPHLKGNIGKAWYDQRKLFEEFPGAILATTNCVMPIKGTYGDRMFSYDVTGLEGVTKIENDDFTPLIEKALSLPEANIESDKSLLTGFHHTTVLGLAPQIIDAVKSGKIRRFFVIAGCDAPGKGGEYYRELALSVPQDCVILTTSCGKFRFNDHDFGTIDGIPRYIDLGQCNNSISAVKIAVALAEAFNCSVNELPVSIVLSWFEQKAVAILLGLFSLGVQNIYIGPKAPEFLTPGVVNVLQKHFNLKLTGNAQEDLQNMLKG is encoded by the coding sequence ATGTTTTGTTACCAGTGTATGCAAACTCCCTCAGGAGGCTGTACTAAAATCGGGGTCTGTGGCAAAAACGAGGATATCGCCAGCCTGCAGGATACCATTATTTTTGGTTTGAAAGGTGTGGCGGCCTACCGTACCCACGCCCAGCAGCTGGGATATACTGATCCTGAAATTGACAACATTACCCAGGAAGCCCTCTATATGACCTTAACCAATGTGAACTTCAACCTGGAAGAACATATTAAAATGGCCCTTAGAGTAGGTTCCGCTACAGTGAAAGCCATGGAACTGCTGGATAAAGCCCATACAGAATATCTAGGTATCCCTAAGCCCATACAAGTTTCTTCAGATAAAATCGAAGGAAAGGCTATCGTGGTAACCGGTCACAACCTCTTTGCCCTCAAAGAACTGCTGAAACAGACGGAAGGCAAAGGGATAAACATCTACACCCACTCGGAAATGCTTCCCGCCCATGGGTATCCTGAATTGAAAAAATATCCCCATCTCAAAGGAAATATCGGTAAGGCCTGGTATGACCAGCGCAAGCTTTTCGAAGAATTCCCCGGTGCTATCCTGGCTACCACCAACTGTGTAATGCCTATCAAGGGCACCTATGGCGACCGCATGTTCTCCTATGATGTGACAGGCTTAGAAGGGGTTACCAAGATCGAAAACGATGATTTTACTCCCCTTATTGAGAAAGCCCTCTCTTTACCAGAAGCCAATATAGAATCCGATAAATCACTGCTCACCGGTTTCCATCATACCACGGTCCTGGGCTTAGCCCCCCAGATCATCGACGCCGTTAAATCCGGGAAAATCCGCCGCTTCTTTGTCATCGCCGGCTGTGACGCCCCCGGTAAAGGTGGGGAATACTACCGTGAATTAGCTCTTTCCGTACCCCAGGATTGTGTGATTCTCACCACCTCCTGCGGCAAGTTCCGCTTCAATGACCACGACTTCGGCACTATTGACGGAATACCGCGCTACATTGACCTGGGACAGTGCAACAACTCCATTTCTGCAGTAAAAATTGCTGTGGCTTTGGCTGAAGCCTTCAACTGCTCCGTCAATGAACTGCCCGTGAGCATCGTTCTTTCCTGGTTTGAACAAAAAGCCGTCGCTATCCTCCTCGGTCTCTTCAGTCTGGGTGTACAGAATATCTACATCGGTCCCAAAGCACCCGAATTCCTCACTCCCGGCGTGGTCAATGTGCTCCAGAAGCACTTCAACCTGAAACTCACCGGCAACGCCCAGGAAGACCTGCAGAACATGCTGAAAGGCTAA
- a CDS encoding methyl-accepting chemotaxis protein, translated as MFNVKLRTRLLGLILFFALVLGFIGFQVMTELKKIDDSVTVLYEKSVSGLVALSDSKSSLQEMSRAALMYILSQDDGQREAMEKLISQQENAVYQAIANFEKVASDDVQKINIDQIKKRLVDYSTTVEIIKAKSKKGEFNNDYLNELTQKQISVFQNIQTLQNYQQKLSLTKYEESHDAYNKAHNFLLIIISVSILLAFVFGIAIYRSIMKPLWELTRIAKGLEEGDLRSEVKYTAKNEIGQAMAAFASATRNLRQLIVQIDETAQGVAQASTELSSAAEQTGEGANQVAVTVENLARATEAQMMQTESVKKAVEAMIEAVNKINESYQRAQADTDLTSRLAGDGQNYIDRAVAQMEQIKNSSYAMGDKVKGLGALSKQIGEIVDIISAIAEQTNLLALNAAIEAARAGEHGRGFAVVAEEVRKLAEQSGQSAQEIAALITGIQKGVEEAIVVMERGANEVNAGTQSIEISGKSFKEIMKSIDHLKAAMSEVGLSAQQIYQKSNEVQKSIAVTIQEFENTAAHTEEVSATAEEQAAAMEQMIASTSTLSNLAEELKSSVRKFKI; from the coding sequence GTGTTCAACGTAAAACTTCGTACAAGACTGCTGGGCCTTATTTTGTTTTTCGCCCTTGTATTAGGTTTTATCGGTTTTCAGGTGATGACGGAACTTAAAAAGATTGATGATTCAGTAACGGTGTTGTACGAAAAATCAGTATCTGGACTTGTCGCCCTTAGTGATAGTAAGTCATCTCTCCAGGAGATGAGCCGTGCGGCATTGATGTATATCCTGTCCCAGGACGACGGGCAGCGGGAAGCTATGGAGAAACTAATCAGTCAACAGGAAAATGCCGTATATCAGGCCATTGCCAATTTTGAAAAAGTAGCTTCTGATGATGTACAAAAAATAAATATCGACCAAATTAAAAAGAGGCTTGTAGATTATTCTACTACGGTGGAAATAATTAAGGCAAAAAGTAAAAAGGGTGAATTCAACAATGATTATCTGAATGAGCTCACCCAAAAACAGATTTCTGTTTTCCAGAATATCCAAACTCTGCAGAATTATCAGCAGAAGTTAAGTTTAACCAAGTATGAGGAGAGCCATGATGCCTATAACAAGGCACATAATTTCCTCCTGATTATCATATCCGTCAGTATCCTCCTGGCTTTTGTCTTTGGTATCGCCATCTACCGTTCTATTATGAAACCTCTCTGGGAATTAACCAGAATCGCAAAAGGTTTGGAGGAAGGGGATTTAAGGTCGGAAGTAAAATACACGGCGAAAAACGAGATTGGTCAGGCTATGGCTGCTTTTGCCTCCGCCACGCGCAATTTACGGCAGTTGATTGTGCAGATTGATGAGACGGCCCAGGGAGTGGCCCAGGCCAGCACTGAACTTTCTTCTGCTGCTGAACAAACTGGCGAAGGGGCTAATCAGGTAGCCGTTACGGTGGAAAACCTGGCCAGAGCCACAGAGGCCCAAATGATGCAGACGGAAAGCGTGAAAAAGGCTGTGGAGGCCATGATTGAGGCAGTTAATAAAATCAACGAAAGTTATCAAAGAGCCCAGGCTGATACAGACTTAACCAGCCGGTTGGCAGGTGATGGACAGAATTATATCGACCGGGCTGTGGCTCAAATGGAGCAGATTAAAAATTCTTCCTACGCTATGGGGGATAAGGTTAAGGGCTTAGGCGCCTTATCAAAGCAAATCGGGGAGATTGTGGATATTATCAGTGCCATTGCCGAACAGACAAACCTGCTGGCCTTAAATGCTGCTATTGAGGCGGCCAGGGCTGGTGAACACGGCAGGGGCTTTGCCGTAGTGGCGGAAGAAGTGCGTAAACTGGCTGAACAATCCGGCCAGTCGGCCCAGGAAATAGCCGCTTTGATTACGGGCATCCAAAAAGGTGTGGAGGAGGCCATAGTGGTTATGGAGCGGGGCGCTAACGAAGTAAATGCCGGCACCCAGAGCATCGAAATCAGCGGCAAGTCCTTCAAGGAGATAATGAAATCAATTGACCATCTGAAGGCAGCAATGAGCGAGGTTGGTTTGTCTGCACAGCAGATTTATCAAAAAAGCAATGAGGTACAAAAGAGCATTGCTGTAACCATTCAAGAGTTTGAGAATACGGCCGCTCATACAGAGGAAGTCTCCGCTACTGCTGAAGAACAGGCAGCGGCCATGGAACAAATGATAGCTTCCACCTCCACGCTCAGCAACCTGGCGGAAGAGCTGAAGTCTTCGGTCCGCAAATTTAAAATATAG
- a CDS encoding acyl-CoA thioesterase — MINETKVRVTYKDTDQMGVVYYGNYFTWQEIGRTELLRSLGYTYKQMEEEKVLLPVIEATCRYKHPARYDDMVLIKTRIAELSPVRIVFYYEMMNESGDILLAFGSTSHAFVNEAGRPINLKKRNPEVWEIVSQAVGKSE; from the coding sequence ATGATAAACGAAACGAAAGTACGCGTCACCTACAAGGATACTGACCAGATGGGCGTAGTTTACTACGGCAACTATTTCACCTGGCAGGAAATAGGGCGTACCGAACTCTTGCGCTCTTTAGGCTATACCTATAAACAGATGGAAGAGGAGAAGGTCCTTTTGCCGGTAATTGAAGCAACCTGCCGCTATAAACATCCGGCCAGATATGATGACATGGTTTTGATAAAGACCCGGATAGCGGAGTTATCCCCTGTGCGTATCGTTTTCTACTACGAGATGATGAATGAAAGCGGGGATATTCTTTTGGCTTTTGGCAGCACCAGTCATGCTTTTGTTAATGAGGCCGGCCGCCCTATAAACTTAAAAAAGCGGAATCCCGAGGTTTGGGAGATTGTTTCTCAGGCCGTTGGGAAAAGTGAATAA
- a CDS encoding potassium channel family protein, with protein sequence MRQFAVIGLGRFGMSVARTLHALGYDVLAVDSSEDLVQEATQYVTHAVQADARDEETLRSLGIRNFDLVVVAIGEDIEANVLVTVILKQLGVKYVIAKAHSPLHGQVLEKIGADKVVYPERDMALRLAHNLTTSNILDYIELSPQYSIVELTAKERYHHKTLAELNLRVKEGIWVLAVKRDGTLHAGPGGEFRILPGDELILICPTNKLASL encoded by the coding sequence ATGAGACAATTTGCTGTCATTGGTCTAGGTCGTTTTGGCATGAGTGTGGCCCGTACTCTCCATGCCCTGGGCTATGACGTTCTGGCTGTTGATAGTAGTGAAGACTTGGTGCAAGAAGCTACCCAGTATGTTACTCATGCCGTTCAGGCCGATGCCCGGGATGAAGAGACCCTCCGTTCCCTGGGTATTCGTAATTTTGACCTGGTTGTCGTAGCCATTGGCGAAGATATTGAAGCCAATGTCCTGGTGACAGTCATATTGAAACAGTTAGGTGTAAAGTACGTCATTGCCAAGGCCCACAGCCCTTTGCACGGACAAGTTTTAGAGAAGATTGGTGCCGATAAAGTAGTTTACCCTGAACGGGATATGGCCTTACGCCTGGCTCACAACTTAACGACTTCCAATATCCTGGATTATATTGAACTGTCTCCCCAGTACAGCATTGTAGAATTAACCGCAAAAGAGAGATATCATCATAAGACCCTGGCTGAACTTAATCTCAGGGTAAAAGAGGGAATCTGGGTCCTGGCCGTGAAAAGGGATGGAACCCTTCATGCGGGGCCCGGGGGTGAGTTTCGTATCTTACCTGGCGATGAACTGATTCTTATCTGTCCTACAAATAAATTGGCAAGTTTATAA
- a CDS encoding PAS domain-containing hybrid sensor histidine kinase/response regulator: MGDGDTIEHRKKGKMQIVNNQVLQYKSVEEGFQQSLSLLRATLESTADGILVVDRNRKIVSFNQKFLDMWQVPEYLVKDFPDNTQLLAYVSKQLKDPDAFYKKVMDMYQQPEIICFDLLERKDGRVYERYSIPQRIGEEIVGRVWSFRDVTEQKKVERALRESEERYRELVEYSPDSIVIHCEGRIVFANSAALKLLGAGAMDDIYGKPVLDFIHEDYKKLVLQRIGEVEQGKVVPILEEKLIRLDGKVLDCEILITPFQHQGKPAVLVIVRDITEQKQMEQELLKADRLEALRLLAGGIAHDFNNILTIILGNISLAKISVRSNEKIYRKLEEIKKATLQAKELTQQLLTLAKGGAPVKKTVSLGDFLRETVVFALRGSNVLAEFTLPDDLWLVEIDENQMSQVIYNLVINAVQAMPSGGVIQVKTENISHGREETAAVGISLCQRNYVKISIEDQGIGIGREYLHKIFDPYFTTKQKGSGLGLATSYSIIKKHEGHISVESEVGRGTTFHIYLPASLGKNANPEMEEEELLLGKGTVLVMEDDPAIVNIAAEMLQLLGYEARFAGNGREALAMFQEAKEAGTPFACVIMDLTIRGGMGGRDVIEKIRQIDPTIKAIVASGYSNDPVLADHKRYGFHGVVAKPYEVKTLGKVLQKVLNEEPF, encoded by the coding sequence ATGGGAGATGGGGATACTATAGAACATAGAAAAAAAGGAAAAATGCAAATAGTTAATAATCAGGTGTTGCAGTACAAATCAGTGGAAGAGGGATTTCAGCAGTCCTTATCTCTCCTGAGGGCTACTCTGGAATCGACAGCAGATGGTATTTTGGTAGTAGACCGGAATAGGAAAATTGTTAGCTTTAACCAAAAGTTTCTAGATATGTGGCAAGTTCCGGAGTATTTAGTGAAAGATTTTCCTGATAACACGCAGTTATTAGCCTATGTTTCTAAGCAGTTAAAAGACCCTGATGCTTTTTACAAAAAAGTGATGGACATGTATCAGCAACCCGAAATAATCTGTTTTGATCTCCTGGAACGTAAAGACGGTAGAGTATACGAAAGATATTCCATACCACAACGGATTGGTGAAGAGATTGTGGGGAGGGTCTGGAGTTTTCGGGATGTTACTGAACAAAAAAAAGTGGAGAGGGCTTTGCGGGAAAGTGAAGAACGTTACCGGGAGCTGGTGGAATATTCTCCTGATTCTATAGTTATACATTGTGAAGGAAGGATTGTCTTTGCTAATTCGGCAGCTTTGAAGCTCCTGGGGGCCGGGGCCATGGACGATATCTACGGTAAACCTGTCCTCGATTTTATCCATGAGGATTATAAAAAACTAGTACTGCAACGTATCGGGGAAGTAGAACAAGGTAAGGTAGTTCCTATTCTTGAGGAAAAGTTAATTCGCCTCGATGGAAAAGTGTTAGACTGTGAGATCCTGATTACACCTTTTCAACATCAAGGTAAACCTGCAGTATTGGTAATAGTACGTGATATTACAGAACAAAAACAAATGGAACAAGAACTCTTAAAAGCCGACAGGCTGGAAGCCCTTCGTCTCCTGGCAGGGGGGATTGCCCATGATTTTAATAACATCCTCACAATAATTTTGGGCAATATCTCCCTGGCCAAGATTTCCGTGAGGTCAAATGAAAAAATATATAGGAAACTGGAGGAAATAAAGAAAGCGACACTGCAGGCCAAAGAACTTACCCAGCAGCTTCTAACTTTGGCTAAAGGGGGAGCGCCTGTGAAAAAGACGGTATCTTTAGGGGATTTTCTTAGAGAGACCGTTGTCTTTGCGCTGCGCGGCTCCAATGTCTTAGCGGAATTTACCCTGCCCGATGACCTGTGGCTGGTGGAGATAGATGAGAATCAAATGAGCCAGGTGATTTATAATCTAGTAATTAACGCTGTGCAGGCTATGCCTTCCGGTGGTGTTATCCAGGTCAAAACGGAGAATATCTCCCATGGCAGGGAGGAGACAGCGGCGGTAGGTATATCCCTTTGCCAGAGAAATTATGTAAAAATCTCTATTGAAGACCAGGGTATTGGCATAGGCAGGGAATACCTGCACAAGATCTTTGACCCATATTTTACAACCAAACAAAAAGGAAGTGGCCTCGGGCTGGCAACTTCTTACTCTATTATTAAAAAACACGAGGGACACATTAGTGTCGAATCTGAAGTTGGCCGGGGGACGACGTTTCACATATACTTGCCGGCATCTTTGGGGAAAAATGCGAACCCTGAGATGGAAGAAGAAGAACTGCTACTGGGAAAAGGTACAGTTCTGGTTATGGAAGATGACCCCGCCATTGTGAACATTGCGGCGGAGATGCTTCAACTGCTGGGCTATGAGGCCAGGTTTGCCGGTAACGGCAGGGAAGCTTTAGCCATGTTCCAGGAAGCCAAAGAAGCGGGGACACCATTTGCCTGTGTGATTATGGATTTAACCATCCGGGGAGGTATGGGAGGAAGAGATGTGATTGAAAAAATACGTCAAATTGATCCTACCATCAAAGCCATAGTTGCCAGTGGTTATAGCAACGATCCTGTTCTGGCTGATCATAAACGATACGGCTTTCATGGTGTTGTTGCCAAGCCCTATGAAGTAAAAACCCTGGGTAAAGTCCTGCAAAAAGTGCTGAATGAGGAACCATTTTGA
- a CDS encoding spore germination protein codes for MPGSLINFNIGIIKVNSMSGSSSFVVGDAVFPGTQSQTKNFTTGAFNTGDAAPINCPNAPFFNDPDVIDTSSPRQFTAT; via the coding sequence ATGCCCGGTTCATTGATTAACTTTAACATCGGGATCATTAAAGTTAATAGTATGTCTGGTTCTTCAAGTTTTGTAGTGGGGGATGCCGTTTTCCCGGGTACCCAGAGCCAAACCAAAAACTTCACGACCGGCGCCTTTAACACAGGCGATGCCGCTCCCATTAACTGCCCTAATGCACCATTCTTTAATGATCCCGACGTGATCGACACCTCCAGCCCCAGGCAGTTTACGGCCACTTAA
- a CDS encoding UbiX family flavin prenyltransferase has product MRIVVGITGASGTIYGIRLLEALKKSDVETHLIMSNWALENLKLETDYSLENVKKLAFKYYASKDLGAAVSSGSFRTDGMVVIPCSMKTLAAIAHGYSDSLIQRAADVTMKERRKLILVPRETPLSSIHLENMLKLSRLGVVIMPPMPAFYHKPKDIIDIVDHLVARILDQLKIEHQLSSRWGE; this is encoded by the coding sequence ATGCGAATTGTTGTGGGCATTACGGGGGCTAGCGGTACGATTTATGGCATCAGGCTGCTGGAAGCATTAAAAAAATCGGATGTAGAAACACATCTAATCATGAGTAACTGGGCCCTCGAAAATCTCAAATTGGAAACGGATTATTCCCTGGAGAATGTAAAAAAATTAGCGTTTAAATATTATGCCAGCAAGGACCTGGGGGCGGCTGTATCAAGTGGTTCTTTTCGTACTGATGGCATGGTGGTTATACCCTGCAGTATGAAGACCCTTGCTGCCATCGCCCATGGCTATAGTGATTCCCTAATCCAGAGGGCTGCCGACGTAACCATGAAGGAGCGGCGTAAGCTTATTCTGGTTCCCCGGGAAACACCCTTAAGCAGTATTCATCTGGAGAATATGCTGAAATTGTCACGGCTGGGGGTTGTCATCATGCCCCCCATGCCTGCCTTCTATCATAAACCCAAGGACATTATAGATATTGTAGACCACCTGGTGGCAAGAATCCTGGACCAATTGAAGATAGAACATCAGTTAAGCTCCCGGTGGGGGGAATAA
- a CDS encoding IS91 family transposase has product MGQDNILREIFFDENKHWEKFVNKYEDRIRPVVIKEINKFNRCGQKEAGFTLFACPVCGEMKIVPHTCKGRFCTSCATGYTQEWSRETSKRMYPVPHRHIMFTVDERLWEIFTRHRELLKDLMDLAVKILLEWLKKRGKVKSGAMVGIHTFGARMNFNPHVHILVTEGGFDGAGKWVVKDFIPYVMLRKRWQAAVMEMLKKKLPEQEVKRYKKLFQKIWDDNPEGFVIYGPPNKKGQGSVEAQVGYIGRYMRRPAMALSRIVDYDGENVTFKYFDKTEQKEKQETITVEEFISRIIRHIPDEQFKTIRYYGIYSRRSKRLADKLMEAYLGRQKRRKNGQRGKQRIGWRNKIEEFTGKDPLECMRCKEIMEYKGKVCLKSGILKVVDAVDDFAKKRLKELAGIDEPSKQKKKETRKEKAA; this is encoded by the coding sequence ATGGGCCAGGATAATATCTTAAGAGAGATATTTTTTGATGAGAACAAGCATTGGGAAAAGTTTGTTAATAAATACGAAGACAGAATACGTCCTGTTGTGATAAAGGAAATCAATAAATTTAATCGATGTGGACAAAAAGAAGCAGGATTTACTCTGTTCGCATGTCCGGTATGTGGAGAAATGAAAATAGTTCCTCACACGTGTAAGGGACGTTTTTGTACATCGTGCGCAACCGGATACACCCAAGAATGGAGTCGAGAAACCAGTAAAAGAATGTATCCGGTTCCTCATCGCCACATCATGTTTACAGTGGACGAACGTTTGTGGGAAATATTTACCCGTCATAGAGAACTCTTGAAAGATCTAATGGACCTGGCAGTAAAAATACTATTAGAATGGCTGAAGAAAAGAGGAAAAGTCAAATCCGGCGCCATGGTAGGAATACATACCTTTGGAGCAAGAATGAACTTCAATCCCCATGTACATATCCTAGTAACTGAAGGTGGTTTTGACGGAGCGGGGAAATGGGTTGTTAAAGACTTTATCCCATATGTAATGCTGAGGAAAAGGTGGCAGGCGGCAGTAATGGAGATGTTGAAGAAAAAACTGCCGGAACAAGAAGTTAAACGATATAAGAAGTTGTTTCAAAAGATATGGGATGATAACCCTGAAGGATTTGTAATCTATGGTCCGCCCAATAAAAAAGGACAAGGGTCAGTAGAAGCCCAAGTAGGATATATAGGGCGGTACATGAGAAGACCTGCCATGGCGTTAAGCAGAATTGTAGACTATGACGGGGAAAATGTAACCTTTAAATACTTTGATAAAACAGAGCAAAAAGAAAAACAAGAAACCATCACCGTAGAAGAATTCATATCACGGATAATAAGGCATATACCGGATGAGCAATTTAAAACAATCCGGTATTATGGAATTTACTCCAGAAGGAGTAAAAGATTGGCTGACAAATTAATGGAAGCATACCTGGGAAGGCAGAAAAGAAGGAAAAACGGCCAAAGAGGAAAGCAACGGATAGGCTGGAGAAATAAAATAGAAGAATTCACAGGAAAAGACCCGTTAGAATGTATGAGATGTAAAGAGATAATGGAATACAAGGGGAAAGTGTGTCTAAAATCAGGGATATTGAAAGTTGTTGATGCCGTAGATGACTTTGCTAAAAAAAGACTAAAGGAGTTGGCAGGAATAGATGAGCCCAGTAAGCAGAAAAAGAAAGAAACACGCAAAGAAAAAGCCGCCTAA
- a CDS encoding D-2-hydroxyacid dehydrogenase produces the protein MAKIMTTFPLKERHLKLIMELGQLEVKVFPNIKEASPYLKSTEILLTYGEDLTPEILSEATNLKWIQVISAGLDKMPFAYLKTRPDILITNARGMHGGPMAEFTIGAILLLARKNVEILENQKKHLWDRSIRVEEIAGATLGIVGVGSIGQTIAKRAKAFDMRVLGLNTDGRPVDGVDVMYARSGLHDLLSQSDYVVVVTPLTHATRDMFGQAEFRVMKPSAYFINIGRGELVQEEALLKALHEKWIRGALLDVFREEPLPPESPLWDAPNCVIIPHLSGRSPKYIERAMEIFRHNLSVYLRKQGEFMNVINVHKGY, from the coding sequence ATGGCTAAAATTATGACTACTTTTCCGCTAAAAGAAAGACATTTGAAACTCATCATGGAACTGGGACAGCTGGAAGTGAAAGTTTTTCCGAATATTAAGGAGGCAAGCCCTTATCTGAAGAGCACTGAGATATTACTGACTTATGGCGAAGATTTAACACCTGAGATTCTTTCCGAAGCCACCAATCTCAAATGGATTCAGGTAATAAGCGCAGGGCTGGATAAAATGCCTTTTGCCTACTTAAAAACACGACCGGATATCCTGATCACCAACGCCAGGGGTATGCATGGCGGGCCTATGGCAGAGTTTACGATAGGGGCCATTCTTTTATTGGCCCGGAAAAATGTAGAAATCCTGGAGAATCAGAAGAAACATCTGTGGGACCGTTCAATCCGTGTGGAAGAAATTGCTGGCGCCACCTTAGGGATTGTGGGTGTAGGGAGTATTGGGCAAACCATAGCCAAAAGGGCAAAAGCCTTTGACATGAGGGTACTGGGACTTAATACGGATGGCCGGCCTGTAGACGGCGTAGATGTTATGTATGCGAGGAGCGGGCTCCATGATTTGTTGAGTCAAAGTGACTATGTGGTAGTAGTTACACCCCTTACCCATGCTACCCGGGATATGTTTGGACAGGCGGAATTTAGGGTCATGAAGCCCAGTGCCTATTTTATCAATATAGGAAGAGGAGAATTGGTCCAGGAGGAGGCTCTGCTTAAGGCTCTTCACGAGAAGTGGATTCGCGGCGCCTTGTTGGATGTTTTTCGGGAAGAGCCTTTACCCCCCGAAAGCCCTTTGTGGGATGCACCCAACTGTGTGATTATCCCTCATTTATCCGGACGCTCACCCAAGTATATTGAGCGAGCCATGGAGATTTTCCGCCATAACTTAAGTGTGTACCTGCGGAAACAGGGTGAGTTTATGAATGTCATCAACGTTCATAAAGGTTATTAG
- a CDS encoding IS91 family transposase → MGQDNILREIFFDENKHWEKFVNKHEDRIRPVVIKEINKFNRCGQKEAGFTLFACPVCGEMKIVPHTCKGRFCTSCATGYTQEWSRETSKRMYPVPHRHIMFTVDERLWEIFTRHRELLKDLMDLAVKILLEWLKKRGKVKSGAMVGIHTFGARMNFNPHVHILVTEGGFDGAGKWVVKDFIPYVMLRKRWQAAVMEMLKKKLPEQEVKRYKKLFQKIWDDNPEGFVIYGPPNKKGQGSVEAQVGYIGRYMRRPAMALSRIVDYDGENVTFKYFDKTEQKEKQETITVEEFISRIIRHIPDEQFKTIRYYGIYSRRSKRLADKLMEAYLGRQKRRKNGQRGKQRIGWRNKIEEFTGKDPLECMRCKEIMEYKGKVCLKSGILKVVDAVDDFAKKRLKELAGIDEPSKQKKKETRKEKAA, encoded by the coding sequence ATGGGCCAGGATAATATCTTAAGAGAGATATTTTTTGATGAGAACAAGCATTGGGAAAAGTTTGTTAATAAACACGAAGACAGAATACGTCCTGTTGTGATAAAGGAAATCAATAAATTTAATCGATGTGGACAAAAAGAAGCAGGATTTACTCTGTTCGCATGTCCGGTATGTGGAGAAATGAAAATAGTTCCTCACACGTGTAAGGGACGTTTTTGTACATCGTGCGCAACCGGATACACCCAAGAATGGAGTCGAGAAACCAGTAAAAGAATGTATCCGGTTCCTCATCGCCACATCATGTTTACAGTGGACGAACGTTTGTGGGAAATATTTACCCGTCATAGAGAACTCTTGAAAGATCTAATGGACCTGGCAGTAAAAATACTATTAGAATGGCTGAAGAAAAGAGGAAAAGTCAAATCCGGCGCCATGGTAGGAATACATACCTTTGGAGCAAGAATGAACTTCAATCCCCATGTACATATCCTAGTAACTGAAGGTGGTTTTGACGGAGCGGGGAAATGGGTTGTTAAAGACTTTATCCCATATGTAATGCTGAGGAAAAGGTGGCAGGCGGCAGTAATGGAGATGTTGAAGAAAAAACTGCCGGAACAAGAAGTTAAACGATATAAGAAGTTGTTTCAAAAGATATGGGATGATAACCCTGAAGGATTTGTAATCTATGGTCCGCCCAATAAAAAAGGACAAGGGTCAGTAGAAGCCCAAGTAGGATATATAGGGCGGTACATGAGAAGACCTGCCATGGCGTTAAGCAGAATTGTAGACTATGACGGGGAAAATGTAACCTTTAAATACTTTGATAAAACAGAGCAAAAAGAAAAACAAGAAACCATCACCGTAGAAGAATTCATATCACGGATAATAAGGCATATACCGGATGAGCAATTTAAAACAATCCGGTATTATGGAATTTACTCCAGAAGGAGTAAAAGATTGGCTGACAAATTAATGGAAGCATACCTGGGAAGGCAGAAAAGAAGGAAAAACGGCCAAAGAGGAAAGCAACGGATAGGCTGGAGAAATAAAATAGAAGAATTCACAGGAAAAGACCCGTTAGAATGTATGAGATGTAAAGAGATAATGGAATACAAGGGGAAAGTGTGTCTAAAATCAGGGATATTGAAAGTTGTTGATGCCGTAGATGACTTTGCTAAAAAAAGACTAAAGGAGTTGGCAGGAATAGATGAGCCCAGTAAGCAGAAAAAGAAAGAAACACGCAAAGAAAAAGCCGCCTAA